GGCATCAGTAGCCAGCTGGTCGTTCAGCAGAATATGCGTGACCAGCAGGTTGTCGATCACGGGATGAAGGGCTTTCAGTTTTTTCTCCCGCCGGTAAGAACGATAGCGCCCGGATAAAATAGACAGGTAGGCTGCCAATGTGCAGGTGATGGCGATAACGATGAAAACCAGTGCGATTTGAATGATCAGCGGAGAATAACGGAAATCACGGAATATGGTCTGGAAAAACTCCTGTACAAAAGTCATTTCAATGAAAGGATGTGGTCAGGTGATATAGATTTGGTATCGGTACATGGAAGGGTATTGGCGCTCCGGCCTTACTTGTACTGCATCAGCAACCTTTTTACCCGGATCAGCAGTTCGCCGGGAAGCACAGGTTTTTTCAGAAAATCATCCGCTCCGAGCTTGAATCCTTCCAGGATCATATCTTCGTTACTTGCATTAGAAACAATTAAAACGGCAATTGGTTTACCTTCTTTCCGGCTTTTTACCTTGCTGAGTATCTCGAACCCGTTCGCATAGGGCATCATGAGGTCTGTAATGATAAGATCATAGCCATATTGCGTCTCTTCCAGCTTCTGAAAGGCCTCTTTTCCGTTAACAACATGATCTATCTGGTATTCCTCCTTGTGCAGTATCCGCTCGATGATTTTGGGCATGACTTCGTCATCCTCGACCAATAAAATTTTGTTCATGGCTAGCGCTGTTTGATGAAAAATGAATCCGGCATGAATTTACGCATATGTTTGAATACGGCACTCACAAAAACGTGGAATATTCTGATATCCATATTTCTATGCATGGTGCAGTGAACATGTTAATAAAAAAGTTTATTTGTTATTTTGGGATATAAACTGCGGTTGTTGG
This genomic stretch from Chitinophaga sp. XS-30 harbors:
- a CDS encoding PleD family two-component system response regulator; this translates as MNKILLVEDDEVMPKIIERILHKEEYQIDHVVNGKEAFQKLEETQYGYDLIITDLMMPYANGFEILSKVKSRKEGKPIAVLIVSNASNEDMILEGFKLGADDFLKKPVLPGELLIRVKRLLMQYK